Proteins from one Oryza sativa Japonica Group chromosome 12, ASM3414082v1 genomic window:
- the LOC4351808 gene encoding protein ENHANCED DOWNY MILDEW 2 isoform X2 — protein sequence MDRPRRPGSDRRYPPLRFRKRKRSSSDSRSSKLNNKPGSDKWEDVCSICDDGGDFLCCEGRCLRSFHATEKHITEINQCTTLGLTEEQWKIFRQNDEKSEPLYICKNCKYNQHQCFSCGLLGSSDLSSGAEVFQCEDEKCGHFYHPKCLARLLYPDSSMQPLNFEEEVARGLKFLCPVHKCHVCKGGENKNDMENQFAVCRRCPTVYHRKCLPSDIVFEDDESNGIVQRAWDDVLRDQILIYCMKHEIDPELGTPARNHIIFPDCKNLLTRGPSKPKGQEDAPAVLDIPEEDMSPDHSSEPSQPPPQPAAETDQTDQDLSNGFNSFAPKALFPLPYPGSCGWLDD from the exons ATGGACCGGCCGAGGAGGCCGGGGAGCGACCGCCGGTACCCTCCGCTGCGGTTCAGGAAGCGGAAGAGGAGCAGCAGCGACAGTAGAAGCAGCAAGCTCAACAACAAGCCAGGGTCTGATAAG TGGGAGGATGTCTGTTCAATTTGTGATGATGGTGGTGATTTTCTTTG CTGTGAGGGCAGATGTTTGAGGTCTTTCCACGCAACAGAGAAACACATTACAGAAATAAACCAGTGCACAACCCTTGGGCTAACTGAAGAACAATGGAAGATCTTTAGGCAAAATGATGAAAAG AGTGAACCGCTATATATATGCAAGAACTGTAAGTATAATCAGCATCAGTGTTTCTCGTGTGGATTGCTGGGTTCTTCAGACTTGTCATCAGGGGCTGAG GTATTCCAATGTGAAGATGAAAAATGTGGACACTTTTACCATCCGAAGTGTCTAGCTAGACTACTCTACCCTGATAGCAGTATGCAGCCCTTAAATTTTGAGGAGGAAGTTGCCCGTGGACTGAAATTCCTTTGTCCGGTGCATAAATGCCATGTATGCAAGGGAGGAGAGAACAAGAATGACATGGAAAATCAATTTGCAGTATGCAGACGCTGTCCAACTGTATACCACAGGAAGTGCTTACCAAG TGACATAGTCTTTGAAGATGATGAAAGTAATGGTATCGTGCAAAGGGCGTGGGATGACGTACTTCGTGATCAAATTTTGATCTACTGCAT GAAGCATGAGATTGATCCAGAACTGGGAACTCCCGCGAGGAACCACATTATCTTTCCTGATTGCAAAAACCTTTTAACACGTGGTCCTTCGAAGCCCAAAGGGCAAGAAGACGCACCCGCAGTACTAGATATACCTGAAGAAGACATGTCGCCTGATCATTCCTCCGAACCATCCCAGCCGCCTCCACAGCCGGCAGCTGAAACTGATCAAACTGACCAGGATCTTTCCAATGGTTTCAATTCGTTTGCGCCGAAGGCCTTGTTCCCACTTCCATATCCAGGCTCCTGTGGTTGGCTTGATGACTGA
- the LOC4351808 gene encoding protein ENHANCED DOWNY MILDEW 2 isoform X1 — MDRPRRPGSDRRYPPLRFRKRKRSSSDSRSSKLNNKPGSDKWEDVCSICDDGGDFLCCEGRCLRSFHATEKHITEINQCTTLGLTEEQWKIFRQNDEKSEPLYICKNCKYNQHQCFSCGLLGSSDLSSGAEQVFQCEDEKCGHFYHPKCLARLLYPDSSMQPLNFEEEVARGLKFLCPVHKCHVCKGGENKNDMENQFAVCRRCPTVYHRKCLPSDIVFEDDESNGIVQRAWDDVLRDQILIYCMKHEIDPELGTPARNHIIFPDCKNLLTRGPSKPKGQEDAPAVLDIPEEDMSPDHSSEPSQPPPQPAAETDQTDQDLSNGFNSFAPKALFPLPYPGSCGWLDD, encoded by the exons ATGGACCGGCCGAGGAGGCCGGGGAGCGACCGCCGGTACCCTCCGCTGCGGTTCAGGAAGCGGAAGAGGAGCAGCAGCGACAGTAGAAGCAGCAAGCTCAACAACAAGCCAGGGTCTGATAAG TGGGAGGATGTCTGTTCAATTTGTGATGATGGTGGTGATTTTCTTTG CTGTGAGGGCAGATGTTTGAGGTCTTTCCACGCAACAGAGAAACACATTACAGAAATAAACCAGTGCACAACCCTTGGGCTAACTGAAGAACAATGGAAGATCTTTAGGCAAAATGATGAAAAG AGTGAACCGCTATATATATGCAAGAACTGTAAGTATAATCAGCATCAGTGTTTCTCGTGTGGATTGCTGGGTTCTTCAGACTTGTCATCAGGGGCTGAG CAGGTATTCCAATGTGAAGATGAAAAATGTGGACACTTTTACCATCCGAAGTGTCTAGCTAGACTACTCTACCCTGATAGCAGTATGCAGCCCTTAAATTTTGAGGAGGAAGTTGCCCGTGGACTGAAATTCCTTTGTCCGGTGCATAAATGCCATGTATGCAAGGGAGGAGAGAACAAGAATGACATGGAAAATCAATTTGCAGTATGCAGACGCTGTCCAACTGTATACCACAGGAAGTGCTTACCAAG TGACATAGTCTTTGAAGATGATGAAAGTAATGGTATCGTGCAAAGGGCGTGGGATGACGTACTTCGTGATCAAATTTTGATCTACTGCAT GAAGCATGAGATTGATCCAGAACTGGGAACTCCCGCGAGGAACCACATTATCTTTCCTGATTGCAAAAACCTTTTAACACGTGGTCCTTCGAAGCCCAAAGGGCAAGAAGACGCACCCGCAGTACTAGATATACCTGAAGAAGACATGTCGCCTGATCATTCCTCCGAACCATCCCAGCCGCCTCCACAGCCGGCAGCTGAAACTGATCAAACTGACCAGGATCTTTCCAATGGTTTCAATTCGTTTGCGCCGAAGGCCTTGTTCCCACTTCCATATCCAGGCTCCTGTGGTTGGCTTGATGACTGA